From the Candidatus Zixiibacteriota bacterium genome, one window contains:
- a CDS encoding ABC transporter ATP-binding protein, translated as MSTNQIAVEVENLVKRFGDFTAVANISFQIKKGEVFGFLGPNGAGKTTTIKILCGLLTPTSGKGRVGEYDVFTQSEKIKENIGYMSQKFSLYDDLTVEQNIDFYSGIYKVKKEKKKERKEWVLKMADLEDKRNRRTADLALGWKQRLALGCAFLHEPPVLFLDEPTSGVDPISRRNFWDLIYSISDKGTTVFVTTHYMDEAEYCHRLALIFRGKLVRLGTPEELKGKSISGSVWEVECKNPIEALDSLQKDKRVIEASLFGMKIHILIPFTREEEASALVSQILDENKIEVIRLQKIVPSLEDVFVSLIREKA; from the coding sequence ATGAGCACGAATCAGATTGCAGTTGAAGTGGAAAACCTGGTCAAGAGGTTCGGTGATTTCACTGCAGTGGCTAATATCAGTTTTCAGATCAAGAAGGGGGAGGTTTTTGGGTTCTTAGGTCCAAATGGGGCTGGAAAAACTACTACCATAAAGATACTGTGCGGGCTTTTAACTCCTACTTCAGGTAAGGGGAGGGTTGGAGAATACGATGTCTTTACTCAATCAGAGAAAATCAAAGAGAATATCGGCTATATGTCGCAGAAATTCTCCTTGTACGATGACCTGACAGTGGAGCAGAACATAGATTTCTACAGCGGAATCTACAAAGTCAAAAAGGAAAAGAAAAAAGAAAGAAAGGAATGGGTTCTGAAAATGGCAGATCTGGAGGATAAAAGGAACAGAAGGACTGCGGATTTAGCCCTGGGCTGGAAGCAGAGGCTGGCTTTAGGATGTGCTTTCCTGCACGAGCCCCCAGTCCTTTTCCTGGATGAGCCAACCTCCGGAGTAGACCCGATATCAAGACGTAATTTCTGGGATTTAATCTATTCCATCTCAGATAAAGGCACCACGGTTTTCGTCACCACTCATTATATGGATGAAGCTGAGTACTGTCACAGGTTAGCCCTCATTTTCAGGGGAAAATTAGTTCGCTTGGGAACTCCGGAGGAACTAAAGGGCAAATCGATATCCGGCTCGGTCTGGGAAGTGGAATGCAAAAATCCAATCGAGGCTTTAGATTCTCTGCAAAAAGACAAAAGGGTCATCGAAGCCTCCCTTTTTGGAATGAAGATCCACATCCTTATCCCTTTTACCAGGGAAGAGGAAGCCTCTGCTTTAGTTTCACAGATCTTAGATGAGAATAAAATTGAGGTGATAAGGTTACAAAAGATCGTGCCGTCCTTAGAGGACGTTTTTGTGTCTCTGATCAGGGAGAAGGCATAG